The following proteins are co-located in the Nocardia bhagyanarayanae genome:
- a CDS encoding LysR family transcriptional regulator codes for MDLDLAAVRAFVAVADEGQFSYAADVLGISQQAVSKRIAKLETQLGATLFERGHGSTVRTAAGARLLPHARTLLAASHAAVRAVREEVRPLRVAVLGKRMAATELMDFYLAQHPHIDTEIVVSNAITTSRDALRGGHVDAAFARAHGGPVPLGSDITSAPAYLEPLHLLVGKDHPFAGRTSVTLCEAAEYPAWVPGAAVPSEWADFYRDLSAYSGIRIDTGGRLEGLTEIVERIAESPSLMTFTGDGGRTPWHPHIRRVTILDPTPAYPLALLWSARNPHPGLPHLVEHVARNYNRDTAAESWIPDADRALFMF; via the coding sequence GTGGATCTCGATCTCGCGGCGGTGCGCGCCTTCGTCGCGGTGGCCGACGAGGGACAGTTCAGTTACGCCGCGGACGTTCTCGGCATCAGCCAGCAGGCGGTGTCGAAACGCATCGCGAAGCTCGAAACACAGCTCGGTGCAACGTTGTTCGAGCGCGGACACGGAAGCACCGTGCGGACCGCGGCGGGCGCGCGACTGCTGCCGCACGCGCGCACGCTCCTCGCGGCCTCGCACGCCGCGGTGCGCGCGGTGCGGGAGGAGGTGCGGCCGTTGCGGGTGGCGGTGCTCGGCAAGCGCATGGCCGCCACCGAGCTGATGGATTTCTATCTCGCGCAGCACCCGCACATCGACACCGAGATCGTCGTCTCCAACGCGATAACAACCTCGCGAGATGCCCTGCGCGGCGGACACGTCGACGCGGCATTCGCCCGCGCCCACGGCGGTCCCGTCCCGCTCGGGTCCGACATCACTTCTGCCCCAGCATATTTGGAACCACTGCACCTGCTGGTCGGCAAGGATCACCCGTTCGCGGGCCGCACCTCGGTGACATTATGTGAGGCCGCCGAGTATCCGGCTTGGGTGCCGGGGGCAGCGGTGCCGTCGGAATGGGCCGATTTCTACCGAGATCTCTCCGCCTACAGCGGAATTCGCATCGACACCGGCGGGCGGTTGGAGGGCCTTACCGAGATCGTCGAACGCATCGCGGAATCACCGTCGTTGATGACCTTCACCGGCGACGGCGGCCGCACACCCTGGCATCCCCACATCCGCCGCGTCACCATCCTCGACCCGACGCCCGCCTATCCCCTGGCGCTCCTGTGGTCCGCCCGCAACCCGCACCCCGGACTTCCCCACCTCGTCGAGCACGTCGCGAGAAACTACAACCGCGACACCGCGGCGGAGAGCTGGATCCCGGACGCGGACCGCGCACTGTTCATGTTCTGA
- a CDS encoding DoxX family protein — protein MTTATATFANHLTYRPGKIRNRVLWTLQILLGLFFIIASGGPKLVIPNTLADNAPENLTIPLGLLIFIGLAEVAGGIGLMVPRLSALAAAGLSVLTVLAAATQAFIADKPSMAIFPLVLAAIFAWIAHERRTTLTDLRNSLSR, from the coding sequence ATGACCACCGCCACCGCCACGTTCGCCAACCACCTCACCTACCGTCCCGGCAAGATCCGCAACCGCGTCCTGTGGACCCTGCAGATCCTGCTCGGCCTGTTCTTCATCATCGCCTCCGGCGGACCCAAGCTCGTGATACCGAACACCCTGGCGGACAACGCCCCCGAGAATCTGACCATCCCCCTCGGTCTGCTCATCTTCATCGGCCTCGCCGAGGTCGCCGGCGGCATCGGCCTGATGGTGCCCCGCCTCAGCGCCCTCGCCGCCGCGGGCCTGTCCGTTCTCACCGTGCTCGCCGCCGCAACCCAGGCCTTCATCGCCGACAAGCCCTCGATGGCGATCTTCCCCCTGGTCCTCGCCGCGATCTTCGCCTGGATCGCCCACGAGCGCCGCACCACCCTCACCGACCTGCGCAACTCGCTGTCGCGATGA
- a CDS encoding serine hydrolase domain-containing protein, whose product MIAGLEPAIAVGWGRGEIMRWFAAAFLLVVSMVWPVPSSVGAEPAVGANWQSELDRVVLASGVPGAQLVVSGDSGEMRLNSGVGDVGTGAPFPDDARVRIASNTKSFVAAVALQLVGERRVELDSPIEAYLPGVVTGPGGDGRRITVRNLLQHTSGIPDYLTEVDLDSVAGMQRYRPASELIETALDRPAEFEPGARWGYSNTNYLIIGSMIEQLTGLPVGVEVTRRIILPLGLQETYWPLYPLEQVVRGPHPRNYLVVGAERVDITDIDPNWGLADGAIVASGRDLNRFFMALITGRVVAPAQLEQMRTTIPSGVPLLDQEIGLGLFRRVNRCGIETWGHGGSIAGSSVVGAATERHAVTIAMNQLPSLISSLAPHGGVQDVIDMVLCDLAR is encoded by the coding sequence ATGATCGCCGGACTCGAGCCTGCGATCGCGGTGGGTTGGGGGAGAGGGGAGATCATGCGCTGGTTCGCGGCGGCGTTCCTTCTGGTCGTGTCGATGGTGTGGCCCGTGCCGAGTTCCGTCGGCGCGGAACCCGCGGTCGGCGCGAACTGGCAATCGGAGCTCGATCGGGTCGTGCTCGCCTCCGGGGTGCCGGGCGCGCAGCTGGTGGTGAGCGGCGACTCGGGCGAGATGCGGCTCAACAGCGGGGTGGGCGATGTCGGCACCGGCGCCCCGTTCCCCGACGACGCGCGGGTGCGCATCGCGAGCAACACGAAGTCGTTCGTGGCCGCCGTCGCCTTGCAGCTGGTCGGCGAGCGGCGCGTCGAGCTGGACTCGCCGATCGAGGCCTACCTGCCGGGTGTGGTGACCGGGCCGGGTGGCGACGGGCGCCGCATCACCGTGCGCAATCTGCTCCAGCACACCAGCGGCATCCCCGATTACCTGACCGAGGTGGACCTCGACAGCGTGGCGGGCATGCAGCGCTACCGTCCGGCGTCCGAGTTGATCGAGACCGCGCTGGACCGGCCTGCCGAGTTCGAGCCGGGCGCCCGATGGGGTTACTCCAACACGAACTATCTGATCATCGGCTCGATGATCGAACAGCTGACCGGCCTGCCGGTCGGCGTCGAGGTGACGCGGCGGATCATCCTGCCGCTCGGACTGCAGGAGACCTACTGGCCGCTGTATCCGCTGGAGCAGGTGGTGCGGGGACCGCATCCTCGCAACTACCTCGTCGTCGGAGCGGAACGCGTCGATATCACCGACATCGATCCGAACTGGGGCCTCGCCGACGGCGCGATCGTCGCCAGCGGACGGGACTTGAACCGCTTCTTCATGGCACTGATCACGGGCCGGGTGGTCGCGCCCGCGCAACTCGAGCAGATGCGCACGACGATTCCCAGCGGGGTGCCGTTGCTCGACCAGGAGATCGGGCTCGGGCTGTTCCGCAGGGTGAATCGGTGCGGCATCGAGACGTGGGGCCACGGCGGCTCGATCGCGGGCAGCAGCGTGGTGGGTGCGGCCACCGAACGGCACGCGGTCACCATCGCGATGAATCAGCTCCCCAGCCTCATCTCCTCGCTGGCTCCGCACGGGGGAGTGCAGGACGTGATCGACATGGTCCTGTGCGACCTCGCCCGGTGA
- a CDS encoding MspA family porin has protein sequence MNCRKQIGRATAVVATGVAALACGTAGADVVVPLPGAHQVQTLMDGTVVTVRLTGESVTINPSLGGTPLHRNVWVSGSAHVEVTGAGDRPGGKLIPGYTVGCQVDISGGGVEGGVEGGLSWRDGQNVRPNAGAESGGALSLGPGQTRSFYLLDVEVPDDFGNEDHKPVNRFRGNTASVTWADSTIALTGCAGYAQARAFIRVEIETANVASHLTVWGAPFSLG, from the coding sequence ATGAACTGTCGCAAGCAGATCGGACGAGCCACAGCGGTGGTGGCGACGGGTGTCGCCGCACTCGCCTGCGGCACCGCGGGCGCCGACGTGGTGGTGCCGCTACCCGGCGCCCACCAAGTGCAGACGCTCATGGACGGGACAGTGGTCACCGTGCGCCTGACCGGCGAATCGGTGACCATCAACCCCTCCCTCGGCGGAACGCCGCTGCACCGCAACGTCTGGGTGTCCGGCAGCGCGCACGTCGAGGTGACCGGCGCGGGCGACCGGCCGGGCGGCAAGCTCATCCCCGGCTACACCGTCGGCTGCCAGGTGGACATCTCCGGCGGCGGGGTGGAGGGGGGCGTGGAAGGCGGGCTCAGCTGGCGAGACGGGCAGAACGTCCGCCCGAACGCCGGCGCGGAGTCCGGCGGCGCGCTCTCGCTCGGGCCCGGCCAGACCCGCTCGTTCTACCTGCTGGACGTCGAGGTTCCCGACGACTTCGGCAACGAAGATCACAAGCCCGTCAACCGTTTTCGCGGCAACACCGCCTCGGTCACCTGGGCCGACTCCACCATCGCGCTGACCGGCTGCGCGGGCTACGCCCAAGCCCGAGCCTTCATCCGCGTCGAAATCGAAACCGCGAACGTCGCCTCCCATCTCACCGTCTGGGGCGCGCCGTTCAGCCTCGGCTAG
- a CDS encoding MFS transporter yields MTTTRPVTTASSAALEPVRDPSRWWVLATVCVSTFMLTLDITVVNVSLPAIQADLSASFGALQWVVDAYALGMAACLLTSGSLADRVGRRSLFAAGLVVFTAASVACGVAGSPLLLNLSRGVQGVGAAILYAVGPAMLAAAFTGKERGTAFGLFGMTTGVSVAAGPLVGGALTEIDWRWVFYLNVPTGLVALLVVLAKVPESARRGGRPVDRAGLVLFSSALFLLVYGIIRGPVTGWTAGSTILCFTGCVVLVAAFVLVQRRGRHPMLDLGLFANRTFDALSAATFVLNFAVIPVILFGVLWMQGVLGHSAIETGLRFLPLTAMLLVAGVLGGVLSVRVATNRLIGAALILTGIGFLLLNAIGPEDDWTAALVPFLVAGIGMGLFNPPRANASVAIVAPEDSGMGSGVNETFQQVGSALGVAVLGAVAHARIADSLSGQPVPAAAVDAVAAGSIDRLTTETSAAHAAELTDAAHRAFVSGLHAVATIGGLASVIVGAAALFLIRRRDFVQDPAAPEHDDAPAPS; encoded by the coding sequence ATGACCACCACACGCCCCGTCACCACGGCGAGTTCGGCGGCGCTCGAACCGGTGCGCGATCCGAGCCGGTGGTGGGTGCTCGCCACCGTCTGCGTCTCCACCTTCATGCTCACCCTGGACATCACCGTGGTGAACGTGTCGCTGCCCGCCATCCAGGCCGACCTGTCGGCCAGCTTCGGCGCGCTGCAATGGGTGGTGGACGCCTACGCGCTCGGCATGGCCGCGTGCCTGCTGACCAGCGGCTCGCTGGCGGACCGGGTCGGCAGGCGCAGCCTGTTCGCCGCCGGCCTCGTGGTGTTCACCGCGGCGTCGGTGGCATGCGGTGTCGCGGGAAGTCCGCTCCTGCTCAATCTTTCGCGCGGCGTCCAGGGCGTCGGCGCGGCCATCCTCTACGCGGTCGGCCCCGCGATGCTCGCCGCGGCCTTCACCGGCAAGGAGCGCGGTACCGCGTTCGGCCTGTTCGGCATGACGACCGGAGTCTCGGTCGCCGCCGGACCGCTGGTCGGCGGCGCGCTCACCGAGATCGATTGGCGCTGGGTGTTCTACCTGAACGTGCCGACCGGGCTGGTGGCGTTGCTCGTGGTGCTGGCGAAGGTGCCCGAGAGCGCACGCCGGGGCGGCAGGCCGGTGGATCGGGCCGGACTCGTGCTGTTCTCGTCCGCGCTGTTCCTGTTGGTTTACGGGATCATTCGCGGTCCGGTGACCGGGTGGACGGCGGGTTCGACCATCCTGTGCTTCACCGGCTGCGTCGTACTGGTCGCCGCGTTCGTACTGGTGCAGCGCCGCGGCAGGCATCCCATGCTCGATCTCGGGCTGTTCGCCAACCGCACCTTCGACGCGCTGTCGGCGGCGACGTTCGTCCTGAATTTCGCTGTCATCCCGGTGATCCTGTTCGGCGTGCTGTGGATGCAGGGCGTGCTCGGCCACTCCGCCATCGAGACCGGGCTGCGCTTCCTGCCGCTCACCGCGATGCTGCTGGTGGCGGGCGTGCTCGGCGGCGTGCTGAGCGTGCGGGTCGCGACCAACCGGTTGATCGGCGCGGCGCTGATCCTCACCGGTATCGGGTTCCTGCTGCTCAACGCCATCGGCCCGGAGGACGATTGGACCGCCGCCCTGGTGCCGTTCCTGGTCGCGGGCATCGGCATGGGGTTGTTCAATCCGCCGCGGGCCAACGCCTCGGTCGCCATCGTCGCACCGGAGGACTCCGGCATGGGCTCCGGCGTGAACGAGACCTTCCAGCAAGTGGGTTCGGCACTGGGCGTCGCGGTGCTCGGCGCGGTCGCGCACGCGCGGATCGCCGACAGTCTGTCCGGGCAGCCGGTGCCCGCCGCCGCGGTGGACGCGGTCGCGGCCGGATCCATCGACCGGCTGACGACCGAGACCTCGGCCGCGCACGCGGCCGAGTTGACCGACGCCGCGCACCGAGCGTTCGTGTCCGGTCTGCACGCCGTGGCGACCATCGGCGGGCTGGCCAGCGTGATCGTCGGCGCCGCCGCGCTCTTCCTGATCCGCCGCCGGGATTTCGTCCAGGATCCGGCGGCGCCCGAACACGACGACGCACCCGCCCCGTCCTGA
- a CDS encoding nitroreductase family deazaflavin-dependent oxidoreductase: protein MAAKYQAGPVRKVLNRAVMALAARGAGPDGMYILETIGRRSGLARRNPVRIIEFDGQRWLVSPYGEVGWVHNVRARDVVLLRRGHDEQRVWAEAVHGDRAGQVLHQYVKRAPVTIPYFDASPRSAPAVFAAEAHKHPVFLLHGWSETP, encoded by the coding sequence ATGGCAGCGAAGTACCAAGCCGGTCCGGTCCGTAAGGTCCTCAACCGCGCCGTGATGGCGTTGGCCGCGCGCGGCGCGGGACCGGACGGCATGTACATCCTGGAGACCATCGGAAGGCGCAGCGGCCTCGCGCGCCGAAATCCGGTCCGCATCATCGAATTCGACGGACAGCGGTGGCTCGTCTCCCCTTACGGGGAGGTGGGCTGGGTGCACAACGTGCGCGCACGCGACGTCGTTCTGTTGCGCCGCGGCCACGACGAACAGCGGGTGTGGGCGGAGGCCGTGCACGGCGACCGCGCGGGGCAGGTGCTGCACCAGTACGTCAAGAGGGCGCCGGTGACGATCCCGTACTTCGACGCCTCGCCGCGCTCGGCGCCCGCCGTGTTCGCCGCCGAGGCGCACAAACACCCCGTCTTCCTACTGCACGGCTGGAGCGAGACCCCATGA
- a CDS encoding MMPL family transporter has protein sequence MFEKLGRWSAAHRRWVVVGTVLFILLGGLWGSGAGNLLGGGAGLDDPTSESSHADEILETTLGRHVADVVVMYESAEMTVDDPRFRAQVEDAVAKVPRSSYTWLETFWTTGSPDFVSADRHKTYISMQLPGQIEEDRVVVWREIEHLFDQPGLEVRFGGLVAVNDQFNDITEEDLARAELISFPLLLILLIIIFRSAIAAALPLAVGVVVSVGSLAVLRVVGTFTDLSTFSINLVVLLGLGLAIDYALLIVNRFRDELAAGRTVDDAIGTTMATAGRTVAVSGITVAVTLGGLVIFPSRFLTSLGYSGVSVVLFAVLGALIVMPALLRFAGLRINSLRIPLPSFGKRGGEPGARWYKVAHAVMRRPVLAAGSIGLVLVLLGLPLLGATWSRPADWALPAGTDSRVVSEELDRDFPLDPTKVITAVVDMPGDAASPQAQQALSGYLDRLRAVQGVDSAAVTGTAGDLARVTLGYSLDSMDAPIRDVVRQLRAVEPPAEATASFTNRPAAVADLLDMLAERLPWMLLIVTVVSFAVLFLAFGSVLLPLKSVLMNLLSLFATFGIVALIFQYGFLSGPLNFVPAGFMDANMPMMIMAIAFGLAMDYEVFLLARIREHYLRSGDPVESVAFGVRHTARLITSAALLLAVVLGAFVFSGITIVKMIGVGLVLAIFLDATIVRGLLVPATMRLLGDKAWWAPKPLAAWWQKYGIPEPGADAAPEPGGAGRPSGIEPADALGATAATSTALSR, from the coding sequence GTGTTCGAGAAACTCGGCAGGTGGTCCGCCGCCCATCGCAGATGGGTGGTGGTAGGCACCGTTCTGTTCATCCTGCTCGGCGGTCTCTGGGGCTCCGGTGCGGGAAACCTGCTCGGCGGCGGCGCCGGACTGGACGATCCGACCAGTGAGTCGTCCCACGCGGACGAGATCCTGGAAACCACCCTCGGCAGGCACGTCGCCGACGTAGTGGTCATGTACGAGAGCGCGGAGATGACCGTCGACGATCCGCGCTTCCGCGCGCAGGTCGAGGACGCGGTCGCCAAGGTCCCGCGCAGCTCCTACACCTGGCTGGAGACGTTCTGGACCACCGGCTCGCCGGACTTCGTCTCCGCCGACCGGCACAAGACCTACATCTCCATGCAGTTGCCCGGCCAGATCGAGGAAGACCGGGTCGTGGTGTGGCGCGAGATCGAGCACCTCTTCGACCAGCCCGGCCTCGAGGTCCGCTTCGGCGGCCTCGTCGCGGTGAACGATCAGTTCAACGACATCACCGAGGAAGACCTCGCCCGCGCCGAGCTGATCTCGTTCCCGCTGCTGCTGATCCTGCTGATCATCATCTTCCGCAGCGCGATCGCCGCGGCGCTGCCGCTCGCGGTCGGCGTGGTGGTCTCGGTCGGCTCGCTCGCGGTGCTGCGGGTGGTCGGCACGTTCACCGACCTGTCCACCTTCTCGATCAACCTGGTCGTCCTGCTCGGCCTCGGCCTCGCCATCGACTACGCGCTGCTCATCGTCAACCGATTCCGTGACGAGCTGGCCGCGGGCCGCACGGTCGACGACGCCATCGGCACCACCATGGCCACCGCGGGTCGCACCGTCGCCGTCTCCGGCATCACCGTCGCGGTCACCCTCGGCGGCCTGGTGATCTTCCCGTCGCGGTTCCTCACCTCGCTCGGCTACTCCGGCGTCAGCGTGGTGCTGTTCGCGGTGCTCGGCGCGCTCATCGTGATGCCCGCCCTGCTGCGCTTCGCCGGCCTGCGCATCAACTCCTTGCGGATCCCGCTGCCGTCGTTCGGCAAGCGCGGCGGCGAGCCGGGCGCGCGCTGGTACAAGGTCGCGCACGCGGTCATGCGCCGTCCGGTGCTCGCCGCGGGCAGCATCGGCCTGGTGCTGGTATTGCTCGGTCTGCCGCTGCTGGGTGCGACCTGGTCGCGGCCCGCCGACTGGGCGTTGCCCGCGGGCACCGACAGCCGGGTCGTCTCCGAGGAGCTCGATCGCGACTTCCCGCTCGATCCGACCAAGGTGATCACCGCGGTGGTCGACATGCCCGGCGATGCCGCGAGTCCGCAAGCCCAGCAAGCGCTTTCGGGCTATCTCGACCGCCTGCGCGCGGTGCAGGGCGTGGACAGCGCCGCCGTCACGGGAACGGCGGGCGACCTGGCCCGCGTCACGCTCGGCTACTCGCTGGACTCGATGGACGCGCCGATCCGCGACGTGGTGCGCCAACTGCGGGCCGTCGAGCCGCCCGCCGAGGCGACCGCGTCGTTCACCAACCGCCCGGCGGCGGTGGCCGACCTGCTCGACATGCTCGCCGAGCGGCTGCCGTGGATGCTGCTGATCGTCACGGTGGTGTCGTTCGCGGTGCTGTTCCTCGCCTTCGGCTCGGTGCTGCTTCCGCTGAAGTCGGTGCTGATGAACCTGCTCTCGCTGTTCGCCACCTTCGGCATCGTCGCGCTCATCTTCCAGTACGGGTTCCTTTCCGGCCCACTGAATTTCGTTCCAGCGGGATTCATGGACGCGAACATGCCGATGATGATCATGGCGATCGCCTTCGGTCTGGCCATGGACTACGAGGTGTTCCTGCTGGCGCGCATTCGCGAGCACTACCTGCGCAGCGGCGATCCGGTGGAGTCGGTGGCCTTCGGCGTGCGGCACACAGCGCGACTGATCACCAGCGCCGCGCTGCTGCTCGCGGTGGTGCTCGGCGCGTTCGTGTTCTCCGGCATCACCATCGTGAAGATGATCGGCGTCGGCCTGGTGCTCGCCATCTTCCTGGACGCCACCATCGTGCGCGGTCTGCTGGTGCCCGCCACGATGCGGCTGCTCGGCGACAAGGCCTGGTGGGCGCCCAAGCCGCTGGCCGCCTGGTGGCAGAAGTACGGAATTCCCGAACCTGGAGCCGACGCGGCTCCGGAGCCCGGCGGTGCCGGCCGGCCGAGTGGCATCGAACCGGCAGATGCGCTCGGCGCCACGGCGGCGACCTCGACAGCGCTGTCGCGGTGA
- a CDS encoding cyclase family protein, with the protein MCSPQILAAALAEAPPHDDLCTGHGHHAGAHHEHDEGARHDHGVPPHNARSTAAHHGHSAADSHSVAADHRHSATAHNGHGAATYNGHDAVDHHGYHAAAHNGRGARAPRELGARATHEHGHGAIAAEGIGRRRALRTALGAALGIAGASAAAGVVGAPRAQAQPLNLSGFTVRDLTHAVGPDFPVFNLYVRRPVQRQVMFEEIIGFNTAEWTMNEHTGTHIDVPAHSQRGLARADAIPVENLVAPLCVVRIAERAAQDNTTELHVEDLLDWERRNGRIPDGAFVAMDTGWYHRVHDPAAYLPFDPLRLALLIPGIGPDAAEFLLTERSIVGFGTDTSSLDVGTRFEPMVHRMLLRSGRYGIENLAALDTVPESGATLVVGAAKLRGGFGAPVRALAFV; encoded by the coding sequence ATGTGCTCCCCGCAGATCCTCGCCGCCGCCCTGGCCGAGGCGCCGCCGCACGACGACCTGTGCACCGGGCACGGACACCACGCAGGCGCGCACCACGAGCACGACGAGGGCGCGCGCCACGACCACGGTGTCCCACCGCACAACGCGCGCAGCACCGCCGCACACCATGGCCACAGCGCCGCGGACAGCCACAGCGTTGCCGCGGACCACCGGCACAGCGCGACCGCGCACAACGGACACGGCGCCGCCACGTACAACGGGCACGACGCCGTCGATCACCACGGATACCACGCTGCCGCGCACAACGGACGCGGTGCGCGAGCCCCGCGTGAACTCGGCGCTAGGGCGACGCACGAGCACGGCCATGGCGCGATCGCCGCCGAGGGCATCGGCCGTCGCCGCGCGCTGCGCACCGCACTGGGCGCGGCGCTCGGCATCGCGGGCGCGTCGGCCGCCGCCGGGGTGGTCGGCGCACCGCGCGCCCAGGCACAACCGCTGAACCTGAGCGGTTTCACCGTGCGCGACCTGACCCACGCGGTGGGGCCGGACTTCCCGGTGTTCAACCTGTATGTGCGCCGGCCGGTGCAGCGTCAGGTGATGTTCGAGGAGATCATCGGCTTCAACACCGCCGAATGGACCATGAACGAGCACACCGGAACTCACATCGACGTGCCCGCGCATTCCCAGCGCGGCCTGGCGCGCGCCGACGCGATCCCGGTGGAGAACCTGGTCGCGCCGCTGTGCGTAGTCCGCATCGCCGAGCGAGCGGCCCAGGACAACACGACCGAACTGCACGTGGAGGACCTGCTCGACTGGGAGCGGCGCAACGGCCGCATCCCCGACGGCGCGTTCGTCGCGATGGACACCGGCTGGTACCACCGCGTCCACGATCCCGCCGCCTATCTGCCCTTCGACCCGCTGCGGCTGGCCCTGCTGATTCCCGGCATCGGCCCCGACGCCGCCGAATTCCTGCTCACCGAACGCTCCATCGTCGGCTTCGGCACCGACACAAGCAGCCTGGATGTCGGTACCCGATTCGAGCCGATGGTGCACCGGATGCTGCTGCGCTCCGGCCGGTACGGCATCGAGAATCTGGCGGCGCTGGACACGGTCCCGGAAAGCGGCGCGACCCTCGTGGTCGGCGCCGCGAAGCTGCGCGGCGGCTTCGGCGCGCCGGTGCGGGCGCTGGCCTTCGTCTGA
- a CDS encoding FAD-dependent monooxygenase, protein MTDTLHVLVVGAGPTGLALATELRRHGLTCRIIDRAVDRPANQARALTMWDGALDVLDRHGTGDAVRARGLPMTAARYFSGGRPVAQVRFGPETGNDAEPLIITQPSVESVLAQNLRTLGVPVEWRTELVELTDRGEHVEVLLRHDDADERLTAQWVVGCDGAHSAVRALSGITFEGSTYPQSYTLGDGVITAPVPPGEAHYHLHPDGVLVVVPLPDGQVRVFADASGIGGDPDAAPTVDDLQQLADKRAPYPIRIHELRWATRFLVHMRHSAAFRKGRCVLAGDAAHVHSPAGGQGLNTGIQDAANLGGKLAAIISGGADAEVLLAGYESERMPIAREVIQAADRQTKLWTVGSRPGRAVRDLVLGTLSRSGLLEKRLVPSLAQYELDYRHSPAVGKRGGRRALGRAIPEAAVVGPDGAATGLRQLLSGPGHVLLAVLDATPSADDAGRVSMLRAQITESGLPFRLHVIVPGDPSAETAPDLGEVFYAPPGFAPKHELAGCRLIVIRPDGYVADASPTLDLDELLGKLPGFRAPHGVAPTPLGRKVS, encoded by the coding sequence ATGACCGACACACTGCACGTGCTCGTGGTCGGCGCGGGACCGACCGGACTCGCACTGGCCACCGAACTGCGCAGGCACGGACTGACCTGCCGGATCATCGATCGCGCCGTCGACCGTCCCGCCAATCAGGCTCGCGCGCTGACGATGTGGGACGGCGCGCTGGATGTGCTCGACCGCCACGGCACCGGCGACGCGGTGCGGGCGCGGGGTCTTCCGATGACCGCCGCCCGCTACTTCTCCGGCGGACGCCCGGTCGCGCAGGTGCGTTTCGGACCGGAGACGGGCAACGACGCCGAACCGCTGATCATCACCCAGCCGTCGGTGGAATCCGTTCTCGCGCAGAACCTCCGGACGCTCGGGGTCCCGGTGGAGTGGCGCACCGAGCTGGTGGAGCTGACCGATCGGGGCGAGCACGTCGAGGTACTGCTGCGCCACGACGACGCCGACGAACGACTCACCGCCCAGTGGGTGGTGGGCTGCGACGGTGCGCACAGCGCGGTGCGCGCCCTGAGCGGCATCACCTTCGAGGGCAGCACCTATCCGCAGTCCTACACGCTCGGCGACGGCGTCATCACGGCGCCGGTGCCGCCGGGCGAGGCGCACTATCACCTGCACCCGGACGGCGTGCTGGTGGTCGTGCCGCTGCCGGACGGTCAGGTGCGGGTCTTCGCCGACGCCAGCGGCATCGGCGGCGATCCGGACGCCGCGCCCACCGTCGACGACCTGCAACAGCTGGCCGACAAGCGCGCGCCCTATCCCATCCGCATCCACGAACTGCGGTGGGCCACCAGGTTTCTGGTGCACATGCGGCACTCGGCCGCCTTCCGCAAGGGCCGCTGCGTGCTGGCGGGCGACGCCGCGCACGTGCACAGCCCGGCGGGCGGCCAAGGCCTCAACACCGGCATCCAGGACGCGGCCAATCTCGGCGGAAAGCTGGCGGCGATCATCAGCGGCGGCGCCGACGCCGAGGTGCTGCTCGCCGGTTACGAGTCCGAGCGGATGCCGATCGCGCGCGAGGTGATCCAGGCCGCCGACCGGCAGACCAAACTGTGGACCGTGGGTTCGCGTCCGGGGCGCGCGGTGCGCGATCTGGTGCTCGGCACCCTGAGCCGCAGCGGGCTGTTGGAGAAGCGGCTGGTGCCCTCGCTGGCCCAGTACGAGCTCGACTACCGGCACAGCCCCGCCGTCGGCAAGCGCGGCGGACGGCGGGCGCTCGGGCGCGCGATTCCCGAGGCGGCGGTCGTCGGACCGGACGGCGCGGCGACCGGGCTGCGCCAGTTGCTCTCCGGGCCGGGGCACGTGCTGCTCGCGGTGCTCGACGCGACGCCGTCGGCGGACGACGCCGGTCGGGTGTCGATGCTGCGCGCCCAAATCACGGAGTCGGGCTTGCCTTTCCGGTTGCACGTGATCGTGCCCGGTGATCCGTCGGCCGAGACCGCGCCGGACCTCGGCGAGGTGTTCTACGCCCCGCCCGGCTTCGCGCCCAAACACGAACTCGCGGGCTGCAGGCTGATCGTGATCCGGCCGGACGGCTACGTCGCCGACGCCTCCCCCACGCTCGACCTCGACGAACTGCTCGGCAAGCTGCCCGGCTTCCGCGCACCGCACGGTGTCGCGCCCACCCCGCTCGGACGGAAGGTCTCCTGA